The sequence CTGTGCTTGAATGTCATTTGTAACTTTGCAGAGAAACATCACTCAACAAAGAGGATTTCTTTAccttatttttattttgcttccatGCAATATTCTTACAGTGCATTGGTTTTATTGCGCGCTAATGTCTACATTACTGGCCGAACTATCTCCAGTACCAGGTCTTCCTGGCAGAGGGCCTCATGGGAAAGAGGTCTCCCCACTCCTCTCCTCTTTGTTTAAACAaggtccaccccccccccccccctaccctttGCATATTGTGGTCAGTGAATGAGGAAGTTGGATGGGATAACTGGGGAAGCTTTCATGACCCTGGAGAAAAACAATTCTGGGGCCCAACTATAATCTTGGAAGTGACACCCCTCTACCCGCCTGTTCAACAGAATCTGTGGTATTCCCCCAAGAATTGAAGGGCTGGTCATCAAGCGGCCAAAGCAATCTTCTATTCAGGCACACCCACTCTTACGAGATGTAGAACGAAATAACTTAAGAGTTAAGCTCGACAAGCTAAGTTTTGATCTTTCCACGCAGGAGATTCAATCTGTTTCTGCAACAAAAACATCCTATTTGGAAAGTGTGAGAAATGTCACCAAGAAGCTCATTTCAATGGAAGAGGTTACACCCAggaggaaatggaggaaatttgGGACTCCAGACTTTTTTTCTGCTTTAAATAAGAAGGCTTTTGGGGTGAGGTGTGAGAAGGGCAGGGGCAGGGAGGGTAGAAACTAGTTGAGGTCTTTTAACGTTAACAGAAGTATCACTTGATGTAGAGATGCTGTTTCCACCTGAAGTTTGACAGCACGGAATCAGGTCCATGTGAACACTGCCCTCCTGgtttagtcccacttgcctgcattagggCCCCAACTCCTTCTAATCCAAGTGTTTATTAAAGGAAGGTAATGGAGCTATCTCCACCACTTTGTCTGCCAGCTCATTCCTTGTGTTATCTTCCAGCAGAGTGAAGAACTGCCCAGTAATCCCACCCCTTCATCTTTGTTGTGTCCCTTTTCATCTTAAAATGCTCCCACACCAGAAAACAGACAGTCGCTATTCTGGTTTTATAATGAAACAGCACGACAGAAAGCCCCTCCGGCCCACGTGACCTGTGTTACCCCATTAACCCCGTGCACTTTTGAGGGCATGAGGAAACTGGTCATGGCGAGAACTTGGATACAGACCTGTGTTGTTGGCGCCGATTTTATCGACCTTGTGTTGATAGTCAGCTTGGGTGAGGCAGGCAAAatgtgaagggtgggaggggacTGTGACTGACCCAACAGAAATAATGGAACTGGGTACAtctggtgggtgggggagggagggaagagacaagagaaaaaaagaagGAGATGGAAAAAGATCAGCCACATCGAGGACAAGAGGGATTAGATGACAacagtgctgaaggaactcagcagatcagacaatgTCCATGGAAAGCAAGAGGCCGCTGATGTTACAGGCTGAAGCCTGAATAAGAACACAGAACAGCATACCACagtacagatccttcagcccacgatattgTGCCTACCCTTATACCATAAGAcatcggagcagaaataggctactcaGTCCTTCCCCACCTGATGGAATgaccatcatgagctgatccactctcccactcccataACTGAATGCTCTGGGCTCATCAggaacttggcctccacaaccacctgcagcaacaaattccacagattcaccatcctctggttaaagaaataatGCCACATCTCTTCTGAGcggatacccttcaatcctgaagttgtgtccttttgtcctagactctcccatcgtgggaaacagcctttctatatttactatgaAGGAgatctgattggaggaagaaagagaaggggccAGGAACTGGAATAAGGAGCGCTGATTGCAGGGACAGGGCAGGGTTCTGATAGGAGGGAAAGAGAAGAGGTGGGGGAGTGTAACCAGATGGAACTGAGGAGAGTGGAGGAAAAAAACAGCAGAAGAACTCAGCGGTTAGAtgtgtggggaagggggaagggagagaagaggTATGCCTGGTCTAAAATTAGAATATTCTGTATTCATATCTTTGGGCCAACATAGGATTCAAGATGGGGAGGTGGGAAGATGGTGATCACTTGAGTTGCTTTTCTGAGTTGATACCTTTGGGAGACAGGACTTGGGAAAACCAAGAGGAAGTAGGAGAAGGAAGAAGCGATGAGTGGGGTGTGTGGTGTGGGGAGGtagggattgtgtgtgtgtgtgtctatgggggtgagggggaaaggaTTGTGTCTATGTGGTTGGGGTTTGTATAGGTGTGGGGGGTGTTGTCTGCATTCAGGAGATTTTGTGTCTGGACATGTATGTCGTTGTGTGGGGATGAATGTGGAGGAGCAACAGAATGATTGTTGGAATTGATATCCAGAAGCTCCCCCTGGGGTACAGTCACCAGGAGTGGGGGCAGGCACTTCCCGAGCTCCCCCTGGGGTACAGTCACCAGGAGAGTAGGGGGCACTTCCTGGGCTCCCCCTGGGGTACAGTTACCTGGAGTGTAGGGGGCACTTCCTTGGCTCCCCCTGGGGTACAGTCACCAGGAAAGTGGAGGAGGAGGCACTTCCTAGCTCTCCTGGGGTACAGTCACCAGGAGAGTAGGGGGCACTTCCTGGGCTCCCCCTAGGGTACAGTCACCAGGAGTGTTGTGGACACTTCCTGGGCTCCCTTTGGGGCACAGTCACCAGGAATGTGGGGGACCCCTCCCTCATCCTCCTTGTCCTGAAAACTACCCTCTGACTACAACCAGTTGTAACTTCCCCTTGATGGTTTGGAAGCAATGCAGAGCAGCAAGGGTTAGTTGGGAAAGGATCAGAAGTGATGGCAGGGTGGAGGGTTCAGAGGAAAAGGCTGTAGGTCACGGTGGGTTTTGGGGGTGTGGGGAGATTCACCGCTGcaccactcttcccccccccaaaaccccATCCAATCACTTGGAgcctttgactttctcatcataCGTGCCCACACCCTTGTAGGCCGCCACAAAGCCAGTGTTCTCCACCAGGTCCTCTCGGCCGGCTCGACCTCGGCCCTTGCCACTCTCATCAAACCGCTCTCGGTGCGacccagtgaacttggatgagTCAGTCAGACGGTCCACAGCCCCCGCCTTGGCTGCCTTCTgtaaaaggggtgggggaggagatggtgggggaggagatggTGGGGGAATGGGCGGGCAGAACCTGCATCAGTCAAGCAGACCAGAGATCCCTCTCGCACAATCCTGTCATGTATTCCATAGGGATGGGTCAGACAtggggtgaagctccctcctcactatCCCATTACATACTTCCAGGTACATGCCGATACACAGTGTGAAACTccatctgcaccgtcccatcacacgcttCCAGggacagtcacagagtgcagctCTCACCACaccacccatcacacactcctaagGACAGATGCAAAAtgaggctccctccacactgtataTGTCTGAGGAGAAGGAACTGAGAAACACCAGTCAATGTACCAATATTtcccccctgagagagagggacagagagacaccGGTCAGTGTCTCCCTGAGGAAAAGtctgagagacactggtcagtgtgcAGGTACCCCCTGTGGGAGAGGGtcggagagacactggtcagtgtacagatatccccttgAGGGAATGGAACTGAGGGACACCAGtctgtacagatatccccctgagggaGAGGGACGGTGAGACACCAGTCAGTGTTGAGATATCCTgagggagagggacagagaaacatcggtcagtgtacagatatccccctgagggagagagacaccggtctgtgtacagatatcctcctgagggagagagacagagagacaccagtctgtgtacagatatcccccccTGAGGAAACAAGGGTTGGGCGACTTTCTCATCAATGGGATTCAAACTCAAACCCCTCTTCTCCCACCTCCACCAGACAGGAATAAGTCCCTGCCAGGCTTGTGCAAGCTAAGGTTTAGACCTCATTCATCATcacatggggaatgagatggtGTCATCAGTAAGCCACTGGGGATCAGACCAATCAGCTGGACCATTATAAAATTCCATGAAGCATGCATCAGTTGTAATGGTGTTGGAGTGGAAAATCTTTTGAAGGTTTCCCTCCCAAATCCTGAACAATGTCCCCGAGAGGAGCAGAAGATGTAGTGAAATACTTTACCTACCGTAACCCCGACTAGCACTGGTTCCTTGCCGGCAATGAGGGTATACACTGCATCTAAAGCTTCATCCTCCcccaggttcttgaacctcttcCTTGCCAGCTCCTTCAGAGCTTGTTTGAACTCCTCATAGGTTATCACTCGAGCCGACTTCGCCCTGTTGACGAGTCTTGGTTAGCCCAGTTGCAGCTTTGGAAAGGTGCAGGTGTTATCCAGAAATCTCACTGAAAGGGACTGAGGGACaccagtcagtgtacagatatccccctgagggagagggtcagagagacactggtcagtgtacagatatcccactgaggGAGAGGGACGGAGaaacactggtcagtgtacagataccTCCCTGAGGGAGAGGGACGGAGAGACACGAGTCAGTGTACACATACCCCCCTGAGGGAGGGGGACGGAGAGACAccgatcagtgtacagatatccccctgagggagatggacagagagacacCAGTCAGTGTACAGATCCTCACTGAGAGAGAatggagacactggtcagtgtaaaAGCAATTTTTACAAGCCTATAAAGATGTCAGAAATTTATCCCTGGTGCCCTACCCAGGAGGGAAATTCATTAAAATCAAAAGACAAATTGAAGAAAAATAACAATCAGTATTTTAAAATAGTTGAAAGACTTTTGAGAGCTGGATGTCACAATAGCATGAAGAGGCCTGGCCTCTGGGTCAATCACCTGTAGCCCAGTTGCCACCATGGCAACCAGGCCCAAGTGTTGGATGGTTCCCACAAGGCCTTAGCAGGGTATAGCTGACATTTTGGAAGGATAGGAGAGAGAGTTACTTACTTGACCTTGGTGAATACAATGTCGACGTCAGTGCTGGTGATGTTCTTCCCATCGATCACCTTGCAGTCCTTGCAGAGCTTGACGAAGTTCTTGCCGGTCATGTCCTGGCCTGTAGCCTTGGTATCGCCATGGATAGCGAACTTGTGGAATGACAACTCCAGCTCAGGCAAGCTCCCCGCTGCCATTTCCCACTTGCGCTCCTCCTTGGACACCTTGGCAAAGGGGGTAGAGTTTGGCCCAGATTTGCCAGCGGCTGCCTCGGGGTTCACGTGGAGGGCTATGCACACCTGGAATCAGGAACAGGGCACATCTAGAGACCGGCAACACAGCTGGAATCCTGGCAAATCTGAAGCACAGTCGGTGTATAGCACAGCTGGAATCCTGGTATGCCAAAGAACAGTGCACATCTGGAGTAAGATACAGCAGAAATCCTGGCACACTGATACACAGCACACATCTGGTGTACTCCACATCCATACTATAGCAAACAGCTGCAATCCTGGTACATTGAAGAACAGCACACTTCTGGAGCATGGTGCACAGCTGGATTTCCCATCACACCTGAGATACAGTACCCATCTGGAGAACCATGCACACCTGTAATGACCTGTAATAGGAATTCCGGCACACTGAACCACTGAGCCCATCTGGAGATTCTGGAGataaggcctcatttggagtattgtgtttgtTTTGGTCACTATGCTACATATCACTGatctggagaaggtgcagagctTGACGAGGAGAGGTTGAGcaagctggggctttattccagGGAGTGCAGCAGGATCTGGGGTGATTtcacagaggtgtacaaaatcataacaggaatagattgggtgaatgcagagagtcttttgcccagagtagatgAATTGGTAACTCATGTAAATAGGTTTAAGGTGGGAGTGGGGTGCtgagagagatttaacaggaacctgaggggtaagtttttttataccaaggtggtgggtgcatggaatgagctgctggaggatgtgttggatgcaggtgcTATTGCAACAAATTTGATCGATGtaaggataggatgggtttagaaagATAGGGGCCAAATGCAGGTGGGTGGATATTATGGTTGGTTTAAGCAGGTCAGGCTGAAGAGCCTGTGTGACACTATAACCATGCACATCTGCACTGCCTACAACAGGAATGCTGACACACCTGAGGTACCATGCACATCTGGAGAGGTGTGTTACCTGGAGTATACCCTACCACAGGAATCTCAACACACCTGGGGAATGGAATAAACCTGGGGAATATAGCGTCACACATCCACGCACACGCAGGCACACTCGGTCTGTATCATGGGTGCATTGATCTGTAACCGTTCGCACAAGCTGCCCAGCACCAGACCTGCCCCTCCCAGGTACCCACCCCATGTCCCAGCTTCCTGAGCTCTTTCTCCCACCAAATGAGCtagctccccctgctccttcccaAGAGTATATCTCAAATCCAGGGGCCTTGAAACTCAAGGTCCCAGCTGGGAACGGTACCAAACTCACCCAGCCTCACTAGGCCCCAGAGGAGGGCAGGGTAGGCCTCAGAGATGGGACAACGGTTGCTCACTAAAcaggcatctgcagactctccctCTCTGTCACTGTCTGTTCGACTGcaacccacctcccccaaaaaGAGGCTATTTCCCTGCTGTCGCTAAGGAAACCAGTGACCCAGTGTTGTCCTGTGTGTTGAATTGGTTGTCCCAGCAACATTGTATGTGAAGACAGCTTGTCAACCAACAGGAAAAATGTTTCTGCCCCAGGCCAGGCAGGGTTCAAAATTCCCTCATCTCacagcggggaggggaggggagagggaggtggagatcgagagagaggagaaatgaaagggggagaagggagagagggaatcagatgagagGAGAGGTGACAGAGGAgtgagaaagaagggagggaagggagaggggaaatagAGACAAGCAAAGGAGGAAgagggggagtgaaggagggaaagAAGGGGTACAGGGGAATGAGAAAAaagggagaggaggaagagggAATTTAGAAGTGAGAAAGAGACAGGAGAGGAAGGACAGAGGGAATttgggaatgagagagaggaaataagtgAGAGGAAAAAGGTAGGGGGGAatagagagaaaagggagaggggGCCACTATGATTGGCCGAGGTGGGTCAAAGAGGCTGGTCCTGTGCTCTGCCCCATATCCAAACCAGAAGCAgggttccccctcctccccaataGCAGGTCAACCCTCACCCTGCAATCCTCCCCAAGCATGGGTTGGGGATTGCAGTAGAatcccctttcctcctcccccttttCCCATGGAACAGAGAAGCCTCCTCCCCCTCAAGGTGATCACACCCCAGCAGCCCACTCTCACCCCTCCTTCACCATTCCCATTCTCCACCTCGAAGGGCATCTCCCAGAGGGGAATGCAAAGGCTCAgaaacccccccacccaacccactCCTGGTGGGGATAGTGGGCTTTTCTGGGGATGTTCAAGTCTGTTGTTGGTGTCCAGGGACCATCTTGACTTTCTTTCCCCACTGCCCCATCCCCCACAGAAGACTGAATGTCCTGTCAATTACAGCTCTGCCCTCAATAAGATAATCCATAACAAAACTGTCCCCAGGGCACCTTGTGTCCCcagctcccattgtggcctctctacattggagaagaTGGACACAGAATGGGAGATAGCTTTGAGCCCTTATATCATTAGGTCCTAACATTTGTGCTTAGCGCCCCCATCCAATGAGGGACAGTGAGCCTGAGAAGTACATCAACAACTAGCCTTTTTCTTAGCAAAGTTCAATATATTAACCCTCAAACCCTCATTGAACTCTCCCCATCCCAGGGGAtgtttcttcccctctctctctgggcATGACCCTGTCTGACCTCTCCGTGGCCCTGGGGAtgtttcttcccctctctctccggATGTGACCCGTCTGACCTCTCCCCGGCCCAGGGAACatctcctccactctctctggATGTGACCCCGTCCAACCTCTCCCTAGCCCAGTGaacatctcctcccctctctccggGCGTGATCACGTCCTACCTGTTCCGGGCCcaaagtggacagccagcacctttttcttggTGTGGCAAATTGCATTTAGCTGATTCTCCAGGGAACATCCGACCCTAATTTGACTTTCCAAAAATTGTTGGGAGTATGTTTGGTCTGCTAATTCTTCACCCAACTCTCCTTAGTCACAGTGATCTGACACAACCTTCCTCACCATACACACCACAAAAGAATACTTCAACTGCAGGCTCACTCATCAAACTTCTGATATTCACCTCCATGTTGATGATGTGTCTTACAAATATACAGTCGGAGTAGCAACAGTCACCTCTCTTTATTTTGTCTTTGACAGGAGTGTGTGTCAGGACggttgagggagcttcactctgtgtctgtccccaggaatgtgtgaagggacggtgcaaagggagtttcactctgtgtctgtccccaggagtgtgtgacgggacggtgcagagggagcttcactctgtgtctgtccccaggAATGTGTGGCAGgagggtgcggagggagtttcactctgtgtctgtccccaggagtgtgtgacgggacggtgcggagggagcttcactctgtgtctgtccccaggAGGGTATGGCGGGAGGGTgcgagggagtttcactctgtgtctgttccCAAGAGTGTGTGgcaggacggtgcggagggagtttcattctgtgtctgtccccaggAGTATGTgaggggacggtgtggagggagcttcactctgcgtctgtccccgggagtgtgtgacggaacggtccggagggagcttcactctgtctgtccccgggagtgtgagatgggacggtgcggagggagtttcactctgtgtctgtccccaggagtgtgtgaggggacggtgcagagggagcttcactttgcgtctgtccccgggagtgtgtgacgggatggtgcgaagggagcttcactttgcgtctgtccccgggagtgtgtgatggaacggtgcagacggagcttcactctgtgtctgacgccgggagtgtgtgatgggacggtgcggagggagttttactctgtgtctgtccccgggagtgtgtggcgggacggtgcggaaggagttttactctgtgtctgtccccaggggtgtgtgaggggacggtgcgGTGGAagttttactctgtctgtccccaggagtgtgtgaggggacggtgcagagggagcttcactttgtgcctgtccccgggagtgtgtgatgggacggtgcggaggcagcttcactctgtgtctgtccctggaaCAGATGATGTgtagggagcttcattctgtgcagTGACCTTTCACCCCTACCCCCTCACTAGGGGTGAATCCCTCTGCCTCACAAACTTCCTGGagaacaaatctcccctcatccccaTGAGCTGTCAACCACCTTTAATTTTAAACCATGACCCACAGCTCCGCCACACTCCAGCTTTGAGATTCTCCCTCAAGAAGCATCCTCCCACCCCGTGGGGATCCCCCTCAGAGTGGGGCTTGCTTCAATCCATCCCCACTCATTcatccccattacaggaagggtgtggggGCTTTAGCGAGGTGCAGAGAGGTGACTGGGAGATGGGGAGGGTTAAGCTACGAGGAGAGGTAACCTGTTTTCTCCACAGCGTAGGAGGTTGAGGGAAGAGAGATTTATAAGATTGTGAGGCATTTGTCCGAATCTTTCCCCCCATGGTGAGAGCCAGGGGTTGTGTTTGGGGCAAAGCAGACGTGTGGGGGAAACATTTTGCACAGAGAGGGGTAGGGTGTCGCGATGGACTGCCAGCGGCAGCAGTGGAAATATTAGAGCTTACctgtacattttattttacaacatggtagaagccaattccagccatttaaacctatgccgcccagttaacctacaaccctggtacgtttcgaacagtgggaggaaactggagcccctggggggaaaacccatgcagatacggggagaaggtacaaattccttaagACAGAGTGGGATTGgagcctgggtcactggcgctgtaacattaACAGTcttacagacagacacctgaatgtgGAGGGATATCCACCAGGAGCAGACAGtagttttaattcagatttgggCATCATGCTCAGCACAGACTAAAGGGCTTGTCCAACTTGGAGCCCTGTCCGATGCTCTGTGCAACCTCTGGCGAATCCAAGCCTGGCCAGTTCGACTTTTCCCACCTCCATTCTGCTGGTAACCATCCTGTGCAGGGATGCAACCAGGTTTTGATGTTAGGGGGAGCAAGAGCCCATAGATGAGATCATAGCTGTGTGCACACACATGGGTTTTGCAACCAGTACACAAAGCCTCCaagccctcctcctctcccccttccttccttccttccctctcttcttcctctccccttcccctgaactgatggaggaaatgtggtCGACAATCTGTGCAGATTTGAAAAGGAAGTGACCACACGTTTGTATTTATTCCATTGGTCACGGGAAGTCCTGGCATCATCTTACATTGTATGATGTATCAGACAGGGCAAAGCAAGCTTTCTGCAGGTGTTTGGGATGATTCCATGACCTGAGTCTAATtcctgtgaaccttctctgaacagCTCCCAAGGCACCAATGCTCTTCCCttgccccccctcgcccccccacccCGGGTGGGGAACTGAAGGAGCAGCCTCACCACTTTTGCATCCAAGCTCCCTCACCCCATGGTTTGCACACCGTGGGGTCGGATCCGCGAGGAGCTTGCATGCCCTCGCGAGTTCCCTCTGGTGTCCTCACACACCCCAGAGACGAATGGGGCTGGCAGGCCAATGCATCAGCCGGGGTGCATCGAGGTGCCGTGGGCTTACTGACTGGAAGGGTTCtgctcttttcaaaattgaactcaagaAACATTCTCTTCACATCCCCAAATGTGATGGGTGCACCCACACCCTGGTGAATCTGCCTTGTGGGCTCAGGAATCCCTCT comes from Narcine bancroftii isolate sNarBan1 chromosome 5, sNarBan1.hap1, whole genome shotgun sequence and encodes:
- the LOC138764629 gene encoding tubulin polymerization-promoting protein family member 3-like isoform X2, which encodes MAAGSLPELELSFHKFAIHGDTKATGQDMTGKNFVKLCKDCKVIDGKNITSTDVDIVFTKVKAKSARVITYEEFKQALKELARKRFKNLGEDEALDAVYTLIAGKEPVLVGVTKAAKAGAVDRLTDSSKFTGSHRERFDESGKGRGRAGREDLVENTGFVAAYKGVGTYDEKVKGSK
- the LOC138764629 gene encoding tubulin polymerization-promoting protein family member 3-like isoform X1, whose product is MWGVEAGTQRVQAQKKSTRDKEKVCIALHVNPEAAAGKSGPNSTPFAKVSKEERKWEMAAGSLPELELSFHKFAIHGDTKATGQDMTGKNFVKLCKDCKVIDGKNITSTDVDIVFTKVKAKSARVITYEEFKQALKELARKRFKNLGEDEALDAVYTLIAGKEPVLVGVTKAAKAGAVDRLTDSSKFTGSHRERFDESGKGRGRAGREDLVENTGFVAAYKGVGTYDEKVKGSK